A genomic segment from Phragmites australis chromosome 6, lpPhrAust1.1, whole genome shotgun sequence encodes:
- the LOC133922674 gene encoding pathogenesis-related homeodomain protein-like isoform X2 → MHSSENKPVCSNSRRSSQQRKEIASELVPVSKRPSRRNASRKYEPESPFKKSPRKVRNATLAKCIKNKYHCSTLKRRRGSDSVTGKTVMGPMARRKQKRKRQNTDEATRLERRARYLLIKIKSEQNLIDAYSGDGWNGQSREKIKPEKELQRAKKQIIKCKIAIRDVIRQLDLHSSSGCISDSVMPPDESVNPEHTICSTCKSHESSPSNEIIFCGGACKRAYHQKCLDPPFDKIALLTSSHGWLCKFCLCKVKILEAINAHLGTIFTVKCPSDDIFKEATEQIDSKDGLGEDWLSEYSGDEDYDPEENEVSSSIDSGEKIMSDGSNGSGSPLYSPNDDIPDFISADFNDAEGFCHVNLDLGIDSGEDDFAQILTYQRPRRDVDYRRLNEEMFGKLVENEEQSEDEDWGHNRRKKRRVKSSVVGANSVEGSPNAMSVEKVQKQRRKLFRIPPAAAEVLRKVFADNELPPRAVKEDLSKELGISFEKIDKWFKNTRCAAIKYRKAEGNSHNTVPSKRSRTSVEKAGISGKDEGNSHITGPSKSSRTTEEKVGVSGKVDLVDNSYFVPLSEIINVPARLQRNLEKRKTESTSSPLRRLDNKGACLSPTGQVKESTSPTSKSCLHESTSPTSKSCLQTDLSHPTNNEVSAEEQAASWMDTGALTCLQGNTSPISKSCLKTDVSHPTNDDINAEAQTASWMDTGASDYQPFLDVIDEMCGLEYRLHRLKEDMLSSAGDGNAHSETNLQGQAVVLVPAAELKEKA, encoded by the exons ATGCATTCTTCAGAAAATAAACCAGTATGCTCCAACTCTCGAAGATCATCGCAACAGAGGAAAGAAATCGCTTCTGAGTTGGTTCCTGTATCAAAAAGACCAAGTCGACGCAATGCTTCCCGCAAATATGAACCTGAGTCTCCTTTCAAGAAATCGCCGAGAAAAGTTAGGAATGCTACTCTGGCGAAATGCATAAAGAATAAATATCATTGTAGTACCTTGAAACGACGCAGGGGTTCAGATTCTGTTACTGGGAAAACTGTAATGGGACCAATGGCGAGGAGGAAGCAGAAAAGGAAAAGGCAAAATACTGATGAGGCAACTCGCTTGGAAAGAAGAGCAAGATATTTACTGATCAAAATAAAGTCGGAGCAGAATTTAATAGATGCATACTCTGGAGAtggatggaatgggcaaag CCGAGAGAAAATAAAGCCAGAGAAGGAGCTACAGCGTGCTAAGAAACAGATCATAAAATGCAAAATTGCTATCCGTGATGTAATTCGCCAACTTGATTTGCATAGTTCCAGTGGGTGCATCAGTGACTCGGTGATGCCTCCAGATGAATCTGTCAATCCTGAACAT ACCATATGTTCAACATGCAAGTCTCATGAATCATCTCCCAGCAATGAAATTATCTTCTGCGGAGGGGCCTGCAAAAGGGCATATCACCAGAAATGTTTGGATCCTCCTTTCGACAAAATTG CTCTTCTGACCAGTAGCCATGGATGGCTTTGCAAATTCTGTTTGTGCAAGGTGAAAATTTTAGAAGCTATTAATGCACATCTAGGAACGATCTTTACAGTGAAGTGTCCCTCTGAT GATATTTTCAAGGAAGCAACTGAACAAATAGACTCTAAGGATGGACTAGGTGAAGATTGGCTTTCTGAGTATTCAGGTGATGAGGACTATGATCCTGAAGAAAATGAGGTCAGCAGCAGCATTGACAGTGGGGAAAAAATTATGTCAGATGGTTCCAATGGTTCAGGAAGTCCACTTTATTCTCCAAACGATGATATTCCGGACTTCATATCAGCAGATTTCAATGATGCTGAAGGATTCTGTCATGTCAATTTAGACTTGGGCATTGATTCCGGTGAAGATGATTTTGCACAGATCCTTACCtaccaaagaccaagaagagaTGTTGATTATAGAAGACTCAATGAG GAAATGTTTGGAAAACTTGTCGAGAATGAAGAGCAGAGTGAGGATGAAGATTGGGGCCATaacagaagaaagaaaagaagggtGAAGTCTTCTGTTGTTGGGGCTAATTCTGTTGAGGGTTCCCCAAATGCCATGTCAGTTGAAAAAGTACAAAAGCAGAGGAGAAAACTTTTCAGGATTCCCCCTGCGGCAGCTGAA GTGCTTCGCAAAGTTTTTGCTGATAATGAGCTTCCACCCCGGGCTGTCAAAGAAGATCTTTCAAAAGAATTGGGCATTTCGTTTGAAAAG ATCGACAAATGGTTCAAAAACACAAGGTGTGCTGCCATCAAATATCGCAAG GCTGAAGGGAACAGTCATAATACTGTCCCCAgcaaaagatcaagaacaagtgtAGAAAAAGCTGGAATCTCAGGCAAG GATGAAGGGAACAGTCATATTACTGGTCCCAGCAAAAGTTCAAGAACAACTGAAGAAAAAGTTGGTGTCTCGGGCAAGGTTGATTTAGTAGACAATTCATACTTTGTTCCCTTGTCTGAAATCATTAATGTGCCTGCACGTTTGCAAAGAAATCTTGAGAAGAGGAAGACAGAATCAACTAGCAGTCCTCTGAGGAGGCTAGACAACAAAGGAGCTTGCTTGTCTCCAACTGGCCAAGTAAAG GAGAGTACGTCACCTACAAGCAAGTCTTGTTTGCACGAGAGTACATCACCTACAAGCAAGTCTTGTTTGCAGACAGATTTAAGCCATCCAACAAACAATGAAGTCAGCGCGGAAGAGCAAGCTGCTTCTTGGATGGACACTGGGGCGTTAACATGTTTGCAAGGGAATACATCACCTATAAGTAAGTCTTGTTTGAAGACAGATGTAAGTCATCCAACAAACGATGACATCAACGCTGAAGCACAAACTGCTTCTTGGATGGACACTGGGGCCTCAGATTATCAGCCTTTCTTGGATGTGATCGATGAGATGTGCGGCCTTGAGTATAGGCTGCACAGGTTAAAGGAGGACATGCTTTCATCAGCAGGAGACGGCAATGCTCATAGTGAGACTAACTTGCAAGGCCAAGCCGTGGTGCTTGTACCAGCTGCTGAGCTCAAGGAAAAAGCATAG
- the LOC133922674 gene encoding pathogenesis-related homeodomain protein-like isoform X1 gives MHSSENKPVCSNSRRSSQQRKEIASELVPVSKRPSRRNASRKYEPESPFKKSPRKVRNATLAKCIKNKYHCSTLKRRRGSDSVTGKTVMGPMARRKQKRKRQNTDEATRLERRARYLLIKIKSEQNLIDAYSGDGWNGQSREKIKPEKELQRAKKQIIKCKIAIRDVIRQLDLHSSSGCISDSVMPPDESVNPEHVRVSTICSTCKSHESSPSNEIIFCGGACKRAYHQKCLDPPFDKIALLTSSHGWLCKFCLCKVKILEAINAHLGTIFTVKCPSDDIFKEATEQIDSKDGLGEDWLSEYSGDEDYDPEENEVSSSIDSGEKIMSDGSNGSGSPLYSPNDDIPDFISADFNDAEGFCHVNLDLGIDSGEDDFAQILTYQRPRRDVDYRRLNEEMFGKLVENEEQSEDEDWGHNRRKKRRVKSSVVGANSVEGSPNAMSVEKVQKQRRKLFRIPPAAAEVLRKVFADNELPPRAVKEDLSKELGISFEKIDKWFKNTRCAAIKYRKAEGNSHNTVPSKRSRTSVEKAGISGKDEGNSHITGPSKSSRTTEEKVGVSGKVDLVDNSYFVPLSEIINVPARLQRNLEKRKTESTSSPLRRLDNKGACLSPTGQVKESTSPTSKSCLHESTSPTSKSCLQTDLSHPTNNEVSAEEQAASWMDTGALTCLQGNTSPISKSCLKTDVSHPTNDDINAEAQTASWMDTGASDYQPFLDVIDEMCGLEYRLHRLKEDMLSSAGDGNAHSETNLQGQAVVLVPAAELKEKA, from the exons ATGCATTCTTCAGAAAATAAACCAGTATGCTCCAACTCTCGAAGATCATCGCAACAGAGGAAAGAAATCGCTTCTGAGTTGGTTCCTGTATCAAAAAGACCAAGTCGACGCAATGCTTCCCGCAAATATGAACCTGAGTCTCCTTTCAAGAAATCGCCGAGAAAAGTTAGGAATGCTACTCTGGCGAAATGCATAAAGAATAAATATCATTGTAGTACCTTGAAACGACGCAGGGGTTCAGATTCTGTTACTGGGAAAACTGTAATGGGACCAATGGCGAGGAGGAAGCAGAAAAGGAAAAGGCAAAATACTGATGAGGCAACTCGCTTGGAAAGAAGAGCAAGATATTTACTGATCAAAATAAAGTCGGAGCAGAATTTAATAGATGCATACTCTGGAGAtggatggaatgggcaaag CCGAGAGAAAATAAAGCCAGAGAAGGAGCTACAGCGTGCTAAGAAACAGATCATAAAATGCAAAATTGCTATCCGTGATGTAATTCGCCAACTTGATTTGCATAGTTCCAGTGGGTGCATCAGTGACTCGGTGATGCCTCCAGATGAATCTGTCAATCCTGAACATGTACGTGTATCG ACCATATGTTCAACATGCAAGTCTCATGAATCATCTCCCAGCAATGAAATTATCTTCTGCGGAGGGGCCTGCAAAAGGGCATATCACCAGAAATGTTTGGATCCTCCTTTCGACAAAATTG CTCTTCTGACCAGTAGCCATGGATGGCTTTGCAAATTCTGTTTGTGCAAGGTGAAAATTTTAGAAGCTATTAATGCACATCTAGGAACGATCTTTACAGTGAAGTGTCCCTCTGAT GATATTTTCAAGGAAGCAACTGAACAAATAGACTCTAAGGATGGACTAGGTGAAGATTGGCTTTCTGAGTATTCAGGTGATGAGGACTATGATCCTGAAGAAAATGAGGTCAGCAGCAGCATTGACAGTGGGGAAAAAATTATGTCAGATGGTTCCAATGGTTCAGGAAGTCCACTTTATTCTCCAAACGATGATATTCCGGACTTCATATCAGCAGATTTCAATGATGCTGAAGGATTCTGTCATGTCAATTTAGACTTGGGCATTGATTCCGGTGAAGATGATTTTGCACAGATCCTTACCtaccaaagaccaagaagagaTGTTGATTATAGAAGACTCAATGAG GAAATGTTTGGAAAACTTGTCGAGAATGAAGAGCAGAGTGAGGATGAAGATTGGGGCCATaacagaagaaagaaaagaagggtGAAGTCTTCTGTTGTTGGGGCTAATTCTGTTGAGGGTTCCCCAAATGCCATGTCAGTTGAAAAAGTACAAAAGCAGAGGAGAAAACTTTTCAGGATTCCCCCTGCGGCAGCTGAA GTGCTTCGCAAAGTTTTTGCTGATAATGAGCTTCCACCCCGGGCTGTCAAAGAAGATCTTTCAAAAGAATTGGGCATTTCGTTTGAAAAG ATCGACAAATGGTTCAAAAACACAAGGTGTGCTGCCATCAAATATCGCAAG GCTGAAGGGAACAGTCATAATACTGTCCCCAgcaaaagatcaagaacaagtgtAGAAAAAGCTGGAATCTCAGGCAAG GATGAAGGGAACAGTCATATTACTGGTCCCAGCAAAAGTTCAAGAACAACTGAAGAAAAAGTTGGTGTCTCGGGCAAGGTTGATTTAGTAGACAATTCATACTTTGTTCCCTTGTCTGAAATCATTAATGTGCCTGCACGTTTGCAAAGAAATCTTGAGAAGAGGAAGACAGAATCAACTAGCAGTCCTCTGAGGAGGCTAGACAACAAAGGAGCTTGCTTGTCTCCAACTGGCCAAGTAAAG GAGAGTACGTCACCTACAAGCAAGTCTTGTTTGCACGAGAGTACATCACCTACAAGCAAGTCTTGTTTGCAGACAGATTTAAGCCATCCAACAAACAATGAAGTCAGCGCGGAAGAGCAAGCTGCTTCTTGGATGGACACTGGGGCGTTAACATGTTTGCAAGGGAATACATCACCTATAAGTAAGTCTTGTTTGAAGACAGATGTAAGTCATCCAACAAACGATGACATCAACGCTGAAGCACAAACTGCTTCTTGGATGGACACTGGGGCCTCAGATTATCAGCCTTTCTTGGATGTGATCGATGAGATGTGCGGCCTTGAGTATAGGCTGCACAGGTTAAAGGAGGACATGCTTTCATCAGCAGGAGACGGCAATGCTCATAGTGAGACTAACTTGCAAGGCCAAGCCGTGGTGCTTGTACCAGCTGCTGAGCTCAAGGAAAAAGCATAG
- the LOC133922674 gene encoding pathogenesis-related homeodomain protein-like isoform X3: protein MPPDESVNPEHVRVSTICSTCKSHESSPSNEIIFCGGACKRAYHQKCLDPPFDKIALLTSSHGWLCKFCLCKVKILEAINAHLGTIFTVKCPSDDIFKEATEQIDSKDGLGEDWLSEYSGDEDYDPEENEVSSSIDSGEKIMSDGSNGSGSPLYSPNDDIPDFISADFNDAEGFCHVNLDLGIDSGEDDFAQILTYQRPRRDVDYRRLNEEMFGKLVENEEQSEDEDWGHNRRKKRRVKSSVVGANSVEGSPNAMSVEKVQKQRRKLFRIPPAAAEVLRKVFADNELPPRAVKEDLSKELGISFEKIDKWFKNTRCAAIKYRKAEGNSHNTVPSKRSRTSVEKAGISGKDEGNSHITGPSKSSRTTEEKVGVSGKVDLVDNSYFVPLSEIINVPARLQRNLEKRKTESTSSPLRRLDNKGACLSPTGQVKESTSPTSKSCLHESTSPTSKSCLQTDLSHPTNNEVSAEEQAASWMDTGALTCLQGNTSPISKSCLKTDVSHPTNDDINAEAQTASWMDTGASDYQPFLDVIDEMCGLEYRLHRLKEDMLSSAGDGNAHSETNLQGQAVVLVPAAELKEKA from the exons ATGCCTCCAGATGAATCTGTCAATCCTGAACATGTACGTGTATCG ACCATATGTTCAACATGCAAGTCTCATGAATCATCTCCCAGCAATGAAATTATCTTCTGCGGAGGGGCCTGCAAAAGGGCATATCACCAGAAATGTTTGGATCCTCCTTTCGACAAAATTG CTCTTCTGACCAGTAGCCATGGATGGCTTTGCAAATTCTGTTTGTGCAAGGTGAAAATTTTAGAAGCTATTAATGCACATCTAGGAACGATCTTTACAGTGAAGTGTCCCTCTGAT GATATTTTCAAGGAAGCAACTGAACAAATAGACTCTAAGGATGGACTAGGTGAAGATTGGCTTTCTGAGTATTCAGGTGATGAGGACTATGATCCTGAAGAAAATGAGGTCAGCAGCAGCATTGACAGTGGGGAAAAAATTATGTCAGATGGTTCCAATGGTTCAGGAAGTCCACTTTATTCTCCAAACGATGATATTCCGGACTTCATATCAGCAGATTTCAATGATGCTGAAGGATTCTGTCATGTCAATTTAGACTTGGGCATTGATTCCGGTGAAGATGATTTTGCACAGATCCTTACCtaccaaagaccaagaagagaTGTTGATTATAGAAGACTCAATGAG GAAATGTTTGGAAAACTTGTCGAGAATGAAGAGCAGAGTGAGGATGAAGATTGGGGCCATaacagaagaaagaaaagaagggtGAAGTCTTCTGTTGTTGGGGCTAATTCTGTTGAGGGTTCCCCAAATGCCATGTCAGTTGAAAAAGTACAAAAGCAGAGGAGAAAACTTTTCAGGATTCCCCCTGCGGCAGCTGAA GTGCTTCGCAAAGTTTTTGCTGATAATGAGCTTCCACCCCGGGCTGTCAAAGAAGATCTTTCAAAAGAATTGGGCATTTCGTTTGAAAAG ATCGACAAATGGTTCAAAAACACAAGGTGTGCTGCCATCAAATATCGCAAG GCTGAAGGGAACAGTCATAATACTGTCCCCAgcaaaagatcaagaacaagtgtAGAAAAAGCTGGAATCTCAGGCAAG GATGAAGGGAACAGTCATATTACTGGTCCCAGCAAAAGTTCAAGAACAACTGAAGAAAAAGTTGGTGTCTCGGGCAAGGTTGATTTAGTAGACAATTCATACTTTGTTCCCTTGTCTGAAATCATTAATGTGCCTGCACGTTTGCAAAGAAATCTTGAGAAGAGGAAGACAGAATCAACTAGCAGTCCTCTGAGGAGGCTAGACAACAAAGGAGCTTGCTTGTCTCCAACTGGCCAAGTAAAG GAGAGTACGTCACCTACAAGCAAGTCTTGTTTGCACGAGAGTACATCACCTACAAGCAAGTCTTGTTTGCAGACAGATTTAAGCCATCCAACAAACAATGAAGTCAGCGCGGAAGAGCAAGCTGCTTCTTGGATGGACACTGGGGCGTTAACATGTTTGCAAGGGAATACATCACCTATAAGTAAGTCTTGTTTGAAGACAGATGTAAGTCATCCAACAAACGATGACATCAACGCTGAAGCACAAACTGCTTCTTGGATGGACACTGGGGCCTCAGATTATCAGCCTTTCTTGGATGTGATCGATGAGATGTGCGGCCTTGAGTATAGGCTGCACAGGTTAAAGGAGGACATGCTTTCATCAGCAGGAGACGGCAATGCTCATAGTGAGACTAACTTGCAAGGCCAAGCCGTGGTGCTTGTACCAGCTGCTGAGCTCAAGGAAAAAGCATAG